A portion of the Chelonia mydas isolate rCheMyd1 chromosome 23, rCheMyd1.pri.v2, whole genome shotgun sequence genome contains these proteins:
- the ZSWIM9 gene encoding uncharacterized protein ZSWIM9 — MGDLGLGQEFHTWHQFSSFFDDWCEKHKVLFIIASLKPLISLRQNPLHYQPSLAATLRFRFVRLICKHSGTYVGQSTVQRNRLSEKIDCPASITLRLGPKKDRLVVIEASLEHNHKLSEVEFAHYFKRHQLEASMGLPIRITNSVSKRFLAPDLIWNLEDYSKAKDKGMCELLSQLDGLFKSDPGAKVKLVFQEDVAVLNSIFLATSHMRGLVQRFPRCLYMDKAACINSEFELYSVLCQDGNGRGRECAYCVARRGVPDLVIFIVASLVQSAPDIKLKVKCLTVGAGITDVDAVEEVLPCARVQICRLQVLEALYRKARELAVPKEDKVRNLLHNMANASSPRVYSQYLSDLEDVAPLPFLQYYLEHWHHNKGTWAECWAFERNCDCPFLEHMSFHQQKLRSVLSPPLGLAACVRGLLELQALRVEMAALNEERVSELYRAVCPPDSAALIAEELGLAKHANYHVKEVPEGFLLDGGICSFLVSRDLAACSCSIYVSSRRPCRHLFATRLWTGQPLYDPGLLHASSGSEGQDTYGALLPGPRNEHRLVASHRNAGWDDEQWLQNFQMGKATFLDLCVERAPAPPCRDTRMRAALTMEKCMEITLWTLAMLDCCRTVALSNVRDIEDGFTAMGFPNCSGVIDNMYIPILAPARLVTEDINRKGFFMIMQVLGGSSVAAVHCGKRGLGEGCRALWGLGALVSAIAACGASWCCRAGPATPRDGGGRAAGEGVLLVGGVQRLLRRLVRAQEGPVLCEELGAAQQVQVGNGAPTARRGGGPQVQLRAPGLQGLSWLQQARPGPSCPTPEAVASQYRARNPCIKSLHTPGTGSLSSLFLCPIGAERGQQKGCCASIVLKMSPKKDRLIVTECQLAHNHALCPIEFAYYFKKGYLMANSCLPVRTTNKISKQFVGGPDVRRLLSYCKSRDHGVLDVLTVLDGLFASDPSAKVKLVFMEDKVIVQTIFFLSSRMMALSRRFPLMLFFDRMVGLNEEFDLYSVLCVDGAGRGREVAYCLTQRETPDLLRFTLASLVQSVPEVKLQVRCITLGVEIAHLEAVKELLPNARVQICRSQVLETLFSKAQELGAAEDERIWPLLCRLAAAKSPAAYQQAVQEMKAILPPRFVRYFRRHWQPRSEMWVQFWAFETARNVNACELLKQHQRRLLAALSPSPTVAQCMLDLLAMQVGSEAHELDEGELATHYRAICKPEPAGLIEEELGFARHGRYHFQETAEGYLLHDGLSEFAMDQALTRCSCSIYTSSLLPCRHLFATRLRTGLALFDPGLLHRNRAALLGAC, encoded by the exons ATGGGGGACCTGGGCCTGGGCCAGGAGTTCCACACGTGGCATCAGTTCAGCAGCTTCTTCGACGACTGGTGCGAGAAGCACAAGGTGCTATTCATCATCGCCAGCCTCAAGCCGCTGATCTCGCTGCGCCAGAACCCGCTGCACTATCAGCCCAGCCTGGCCGCCACCCTGCGCTTCCGCTTCGTCCGCCTCATCTGCAAGCACAGCGGCACCTACGTGGGCCAGAGCACCGTGCAGCGCAACCGGCT cagcgAGAAGATCGACTGCCCGGCCTCCATCACACTGCGACTGGGCCCCAAGAAGGACCGGCTGGTGGTGATTGAGGCCAGCCTGGAGCACAACCACAAGTTGTCAGAGGTGGAGTTTGCTCACTACTTCAAGCGTCACCAGCTGGAGGCCAGCATGGGGCTGCCCATCCGCATCACCAACAGCGTGTCCAAGCGGTTCCTGGCGCCCGACCTGATCTGGAACCTGGAGGACTACAGCAAGGCCAAGGACAAGGGCATGTGCGAGCTGCTGAGCCAGCTGGATGGCCTCTTCAAGAGTGACCCGGGCGCCAAGGTCAAGCTGGTCTTTCAGGAGGACGTGGCCGTGCTCAACAGCATCTTCCTGGCCACGTCGCACATGCGGGGGCTGGTGCAGCGCTTCCCCCGCTGCCTCTACATGGACAAGGCGGCCTGCATCAACAGCGAGTTCGAGCTCTACTCGGTGCTCTGCCAGGACGGCAACGGGCGGGGCCGCGAGTGCGCCTACTGCGTGGCCCGCCGGGGTGTGCCCGATCTGGTCATCTTCATCGTGGCCTCCCTGGTGCAGAGCGCGCCTGACATCAAGCTGAAGGTGAAGTGTCTGACTGTGGGGGCGGGCATCACGGATGTGGACGCGGTGGAGGAGGTGCTGCCTTGTGCTCGGGTACAGATCTGCCGGCTGCAGGTGCTGGAGGCGCTGTACCGCAAGGCGCGCGAGCTGGCCGTGCCCAAGGAGGACAAGGTGCGCAACCTGCTGCACAACATGGCCAACGCCAGCTCGCCTCGCGTCTACAGCCAGTACCTGAGCGACCTGGAGGACGTGGCGCCGCTGCCCTTCCTGCAGTACTACCTGGAGCACTGGCACCATAACAAGGGCACGTGGGCGGAGTGCTGGGCCTTCGAGCGCAACTGCGACTGCCCTTTCCTGGAGCACATGAgcttccaccagcagaagctgcGCTCGGTGCTGAGCCCGCCCCTGGGGCTGGCGGCCTGCGTGCGGGGGCTGCTGGAGCTTCAGGCGCTGCGGGTGGAGATGGCGGCGCTCAATGAAGAGCGGGTGTCGGAGCTGTACCGGGCCGTGTGTCCGCCCGACAGTGCTGCGCTCATCGCTGAGGAGCTTGGCCTGGCCAAGCACGCCAACTACCACGTCAAGGAGGTGCCCGAGGGCTTCTTGCTGGATGGCGGCATCTGCTCCTTCCTGGTGAGCCGCGACCTGGccgcctgctcctgctccatatACGTCTCAAGCCGCCGGCCCTGCCGCCACCTTTTCGCCACCCGCCTCTGGACTGGGCAGCCCCTCTACGACCCCGGCTTGCTGCACGCCTCATCGGGCAGCGAGGGGCAGGACACCTA TGGAGCACTGCTTCCAGGCCCGAGAAATGAGCACCGACTGGTGGCATCGCATCGTAATGCAGGTTGGGacgacgagcagtggctgcagaactttcagatgggAAAGGCCACGTTCCTGGATCTATGTGTTGagcgtgccccagcccccccgtgcagggacaccagaatgagggCTGCACTGACAATGGAGAAGTGTATGGAGATCACGCTCTGGACGcttgcaatgctggattgctGCCG GACTGTGGCTCTCAGCAATGTGCGGGACATAGAGGATGGATTtacagcaatggggttcccaaactgcagtggggtGATAGACAACATgtacatccctattttggcaccagcccgcCTCGTCACAGAggacatcaacagaaagggcttttTTATGATCATGCAAGTGTTGGGTGGATCATCAGT ggctgcggtgcattgtgggaagcgGGGGCTGGGCGAGGGCTGCAGAGCACTGTGGGGGCTGGGTGCTCTAGTCTCGGCTATTGCTGCTTGTGGAGCATCCTGGTGCTGCCGGGCTG GCCCAGCCACCCCGCGGGATGGAGGAGGACgagctgcaggagaaggagtTCTTCTCGTGGGAGGAGTTCAGCGCCTTCTTCGACGCCTGGTGCGAGCGCAGGAAGGTCCTGTTCTTTGTGAAGAACTCGGTGCCGCTCAGCAAGTGCAAGTGGGCAACGGCGCCCCCACGGCCCGACGTGGTGGAGGCCCTCAAGTACAGCTCCGTGCGCCTGGTCTGCAAGGACTTTCGTGGCTCCAGCAAGCCCGACCAGGG CCCtcatgtcccaccccagaggcagttgCATCACAGTACCGGGCAAGGAATCCCTGTATAAAAAGCCTCCACACCCCAGGCACGGGATCCCTCTCTAGCCTTTTCCTATGTCCCATTGGGGCTGAGAG GGGGCAGCAGAAGGGCTGCTGCGCCAGCATTGTGCTGAAGATGAGCCCCAAGAAGGACCGGCTGATCGTCACCGAGTGCCAGCTGGCCCACAACCACGCCCTGTGCCCCATCGAGTTTGCCTACTACTTCAAGAAGGGCTACCTGATGGCCAACTCGTGCCTGCCGGTGCGCACCACAAACAAGATCTCCAAGCAGTTTGTGGGGGGGCCGGACGTGCGGCGCCTGCTCTCCTACTGTAAGAGCCGTGACCATGGGGTGCTGGACGTGCTGACAGTGCTGGACGGGCTCTTTGCCAGTGACCCCAGCGCCAAGGTCAAGCTGGTCTTCATGGAGGACAAGGTCATCGTCCAGACTATCTTCTTCCTGAGCTCGCGCATGATGGCGCTGAGCCGGCGCTTCCCGCTCATGCTGTTCTTCGACCGCATGGTGGGGCTGAACGAGGAGTTTGACCTGTATTCGGTGCTGTGCGTGGACGGGGCGGGGCGCGGCCGCGAGGTGGCCTACTGCCTGACGCAACGGGAGACGCCCGACCTGCTACGCTTCACGCTGGCCTCACTGGTGCAGAGCGTGCCTGAGGTCAAGCTGCAGGTGCGGTGCATCACGCTGGGCGTGGAGATCGCCCACCTGGAGGCGGTGAAGGAGCTGCTGCCCAACGCCCGCGTGCAGATCTGTCGCTCCCAGGTGCTGGAGACGCTCTTTAGCAAGGCGCAGGAGCTGGGCGCCGCCGAAGACGAGCGCATCTGGCCCCTGCTCTGCCGGCTGGCTGCGGCCAAGTCGCCGGCCGCCTACCAGCAGGCAGTGCAGGAGATGAAGGCCATTCTCCCCCCGCGCTTTGTGCGCTACTTCCGGCGCCATTGGCAGCCGCGCAGCGAGATGTGGGTGCAGTTCTGGGCCTTTGAGACAGCCCGCAACGTCAACGCCTGCGAGCTGCTCAAGCAGCACCAGCGCCGGCTGCTGGCAGCCCTCAGCCCCTCGCCCACCGTAGCCCAGTGCatgctggacctgctggccatgCAGGTGGGCAGCGAGGCCCACGAGCTGGACGAGGGAGAGCTGGCCACGCACTACCGTGCCATCTGCAAGCCGGAGCCGGCTGGCCTGATTGAGGAGGAGCT